A single window of Halomicrobium zhouii DNA harbors:
- a CDS encoding HTTM domain-containing protein — translation MSLPAGRRWQRVRALLEPRLGVDARALGAVRIGLGVLLLADLAMRATHLRAHYTDAGVLPRWALLTERSELSIHLAAGSVELVGALFAVQALVAVAFLVGYRTRVASVLAWLLWASLHARMPLVLNGGDTLLRLVLFWAMFAPMGARFSVDALRTGGREGRVLSIGTVGLLCQVVLMYAANVAMKHDGDVWLRGDGLAYAMSLEQFTTPLGDALAGMPGVMVALNWAIVVLWTAAPLLILLTWWPRAALAASFVGAHLGMFLTMHLGLFPFVAVVALTAFVPPVVWDRLIPEDTGRWTPSWARTVAERGSVGLSFADDDVARHARRGVRLTALAVAVTSLVFVGLWNVQLVDDRTSYSTEHRDIVPQPLDRWGETLQLPQYWTMFAPDPLRDDGWYVMPGTLTNGTQVDVYRGGAPVSFDKPADVSAQYDDARSRKYMMNLWQRSYSDYRLYYGQYHCREWNDDRDRGARLETFRIVYVLEQTGPDGDEPPEQRTIWRHDCFGG, via the coding sequence ATGTCTCTCCCGGCGGGGCGGCGGTGGCAGCGGGTGCGGGCCCTCCTGGAGCCGCGTCTGGGCGTCGACGCTCGCGCGCTGGGCGCCGTTCGCATCGGCCTGGGCGTCCTCCTGCTCGCGGACCTGGCGATGCGGGCGACCCACCTGCGGGCCCACTACACCGACGCCGGCGTCCTCCCGCGGTGGGCGCTGTTGACCGAGCGGTCGGAACTCTCGATCCACCTCGCGGCGGGGAGCGTCGAACTGGTCGGCGCGCTGTTCGCCGTGCAGGCGCTCGTGGCCGTCGCCTTTCTCGTGGGCTACCGGACCCGCGTCGCGAGCGTGCTGGCGTGGCTCCTCTGGGCGTCGCTGCACGCCCGGATGCCGCTGGTGCTGAACGGCGGCGACACCCTGCTCCGGCTGGTGCTGTTCTGGGCGATGTTCGCGCCGATGGGGGCGCGCTTCTCCGTCGACGCGCTCCGGACCGGCGGCCGCGAGGGGCGAGTCCTCTCCATCGGGACCGTCGGCCTGCTCTGCCAGGTCGTCCTGATGTACGCCGCCAACGTCGCGATGAAACACGACGGCGACGTCTGGCTCCGGGGCGACGGCCTCGCCTACGCGATGAGCCTCGAACAGTTCACGACGCCCCTCGGCGACGCGCTCGCGGGGATGCCGGGCGTGATGGTCGCCTTGAACTGGGCCATCGTCGTCCTCTGGACGGCCGCGCCGCTGTTGATCCTGTTGACGTGGTGGCCGCGCGCGGCGCTGGCGGCGTCCTTCGTCGGCGCCCACCTCGGCATGTTCCTGACGATGCACCTGGGACTGTTCCCCTTCGTCGCCGTCGTCGCCCTCACGGCCTTCGTGCCGCCCGTCGTCTGGGACCGCCTGATCCCCGAGGACACCGGACGGTGGACGCCGTCGTGGGCCCGGACCGTCGCCGAGCGCGGGAGCGTCGGGCTCTCGTTCGCCGACGACGACGTCGCCCGGCACGCCCGCCGTGGCGTCCGACTCACGGCCCTCGCCGTCGCTGTCACCTCGCTGGTGTTCGTCGGCCTGTGGAACGTCCAGCTCGTCGACGACCGGACAAGCTACTCCACCGAGCACCGCGACATCGTCCCCCAGCCCCTCGACCGGTGGGGCGAGACGCTGCAGTTGCCCCAGTACTGGACCATGTTCGCCCCCGACCCGCTACGCGACGACGGCTGGTACGTGATGCCCGGGACGCTCACTAACGGCACCCAGGTCGACGTCTACCGCGGCGGCGCACCGGTCAGCTTCGACAAACCGGCCGACGTCTCCGCCCAGTACGACGACGCGCGGTCGCGCAAGTACATGATGAACCTCTGGCAGCGCTCCTACAGCGACTACCGCCTCTACTACGGCCAGTACCACTGTCGCGAGTGGAACGACGACCGGGACCGGGGCGCGAGGCTGGAGACGTTCCGCATCGTCTACGTCCTCGAACAGACCGGGCCCGACGGCGACGAACCGCCGGAGCAGCGAACGATCTGGCGACACGACTGCTTCGGTGGGTGA
- a CDS encoding tryptophan--tRNA ligase, with protein MPADDDTDPTASDRPTNTDEDEFTVTPYDIEGDVDYEKLLDRFGADRLTDEQAARFPDHPLVRRRIYYAGRDVDQFLDAAERGTTHSIVTGVGPSGPLHLGHVMPFYLAKRIQDETGARVYIPLSDDEKYLLKDQSVEEIRGHTRDNLRDLLAVGFDPERTRILVDTLDADVVYPTAVRMAKRITQSTVDAVYGEPPNVGLSFYPAVQAAHLLLPQLVHGRHPTLVPVAIDQDPHVRVARDVAAKEDFDVEKPGALLGKFLPSLAGPGKMSSSDDAPGIELTDDPEDARETIVQHAYSGGRADVDAHREHGGDPEVDVAYQLLYYFLEPDDEAVERLAGEYRHGELLSGELKQYAAETVGEFLRAHQERRNALGPLAEELAPFRLTGDERAALQPSLGE; from the coding sequence ATGCCAGCCGACGACGACACCGACCCGACAGCCAGTGATCGACCGACGAACACCGACGAGGACGAGTTCACCGTCACGCCGTACGACATCGAGGGGGACGTCGACTACGAGAAGCTCCTCGACCGCTTCGGCGCCGACCGGCTGACCGACGAGCAGGCCGCCCGCTTCCCGGACCACCCGCTGGTCCGCCGGCGCATCTACTACGCCGGTCGCGACGTCGACCAGTTCCTCGACGCCGCCGAGCGCGGGACGACTCACTCCATCGTTACCGGGGTCGGCCCGTCCGGACCGCTGCACCTGGGCCACGTCATGCCGTTCTACCTCGCGAAGCGGATCCAGGACGAGACCGGCGCTCGCGTCTACATTCCCCTCTCCGACGACGAGAAGTACCTCCTGAAGGACCAGTCAGTCGAGGAAATCCGCGGGCACACGCGGGACAACCTCCGGGATCTGCTCGCCGTCGGGTTCGACCCCGAGCGGACGCGCATCCTCGTCGACACCCTCGACGCCGACGTGGTCTACCCGACGGCGGTCCGGATGGCAAAACGGATCACCCAGTCGACCGTCGACGCCGTCTACGGCGAGCCGCCGAACGTCGGGCTCTCCTTTTACCCGGCGGTGCAGGCCGCCCACCTCCTGCTGCCACAGCTCGTCCACGGGCGCCACCCGACGCTGGTGCCGGTCGCCATCGACCAGGACCCGCACGTCCGGGTCGCCCGCGACGTCGCCGCGAAGGAGGATTTCGACGTCGAAAAGCCGGGGGCACTGCTGGGCAAGTTCCTCCCGAGCCTGGCGGGCCCGGGGAAGATGAGTTCCTCCGACGACGCGCCCGGCATCGAACTCACCGACGACCCCGAAGACGCCCGCGAGACGATCGTGCAGCACGCCTACTCCGGCGGCCGCGCTGACGTCGACGCACACCGCGAACACGGCGGCGACCCCGAAGTCGACGTGGCCTACCAGCTGCTGTACTACTTCCTGGAACCCGACGACGAGGCGGTCGAACGACTCGCCGGGGAGTACCGACACGGGGAGCTACTCAGCGGCGAGCTGAAGCAGTACGCCGCGGAGACGGTCGGCGAGTTCCTGCGGGCACACCAGGAACGACGGAACGCGCTCGGGCCGCTCGCCGAGGAGCTGGCACCGTTCCGACTGACCGGGGACGAGCGCGCAGCCCTGCAGCCGTCGCTCGGGGAGTGA